From Bradyrhizobium sp. AZCC 1610:
CCTGGGGCACCCAGCAATACCAGGGCGACGACCGCTTCGACCGTTCCTACTCGCTGTCCGGCGACCTGATCTACAAGCTGAACCGCAACATCTGGCTCAAGGGAACGCTGCGCCGGGACTGGCTTGATTCGAACCAGCCCGGCAACAGCACGGCATCGACGGTGATGATGATGGGCGTGAGGCTGCAGCACTGAGCGGCGCGATGTGCCCACCTCGTCATTGCCGGGCTTGACCCGGCAATCCATCGCTTCGCAAGAGTCTGATGAAGATTGATGGATGCCCGGATCAAGTCCGGGCATGACAGTTGCGTCCCGCTTCTCACTACCGCGGTAGCGTCGTCGTCCCCATCAGATACTGATCGATCGCCCGCGCGCACAGGCGTCCCTCGCGGATCGCCCATACCACCAGCGACTGCCCGCGGCGCATGTCGCCGGCGGAAAACACGTTGGGCAGCGAGGTCTTGTAGTCCTGCATATTGGCGCGGACGTTGCCGCGCTGGTCGAGATCGACGGCGAGCGTCTTCAGCATGCCCTCGTGCACCGGATGCACGAAGCCCATGGCGAGCAGCACGAGCTGCGCCTCGAGTTCGAATTCGGTACCGGCGATCGGCTTGAACTTGTCGTCGACCTGGACGCAGTGCAGCTTCTGCACCTTGCCGTTTTCGCCGGAGAATTTTTGCGTCAGCACCGCGTATTCGCGCTTGGCGCCTTCGGCCTGGCTCGACGAGGTCCGCATCTTCAACGGCCAGTTCGGCCAGGTCACGCCCTTGTTCTCGTGCTCGGGCGGCGCCGGCATGATTTCGAGCTGGGTGACGGATTTTGCGCCCTGCCGGAACGAGGTGCCGATGCAGTCCGAACCGGTGTCGCCGCCGCCGATCACGACGACATGCTTGCCTTCGGCGAGAATGTCCTTGGCGTCGCCGAGCGGCTCGGAGGAGACACGGCGATTTTGTTGCGGCAGGAAATCCATCGCAAAATGGATGCCGTCGAGGTCGCGGCCGGGGATCGGCAGATCGCGGCCGGCTTCGGCGCCGCCGGTCAAGGCGACTGCGTCATACAGGTTGAGCAGTTCGCGCGGATCGATCGCACCTTGCGAGGTGCCGCCGACATGGACGCCGTAATGGAACGTCACGCCCTCGGCTTCCATCTGCGCCACGCGGCGGTCGATGATGTGCTTTTCCATCTTGAAGTCGGGGATGCCGTAACGGAGCAAACCGCCGGCCTTGGCGAATTTTTCGTAGACGTGGACGTCGTGGCCGGCGCGCGCGAGCTGCTGCGCAGCCGCAAGTCCCGCGGGTCCGGAGCCGATGACCGCGACCTTCTTGCCGGTCTTTGCAGGCGCAATCTCCGGCTTCAGCCAGCCATTGTCCCAGGCGCGATCCACAATGGCGCATTCGATGGTCTTGATGGTGACCGGGTTGTCGTCGATGTTGAGCGTGCATGACGCTTCGCACGGGGCGGGGCAGATGCGGCCAGTGAACTCGGGGAAATTGTTGGTCGAGTGCAGGTTGCGCGAGGCTTCTTCCCAGTTGCCCTGATAGACGAGGTCGTTGAAATCGGGGATCTGGTTGTTGACCGGGCAGCCCGGCGTGCCCGGCGCCACCGAACCGGTGCCGTGGCAATAGGGGATGCCGCAATTCATGCAGCGCGCGGCCTGGTCGCGGGTGTCTTTCTCGCTCAGGGGAATGACGAATTCGCGGTAATGCTTCACGCGCTCGGCGACCGGCGTGTACTTGCGCTCGTTCCGGTCGATCTCGAGAAAACCTGTGATCTTGCCCATTAATCCTGATGCCCCTGCATCTCTCGTTCGTATCTGTTTCCGTCACCCTCCGTCATTGCGAGGAGTGTTGGCGACGAAGCAATCCATGGTTCGGCTTGTGGCGCTATGGATTGCTTCGCTGCGCTCGCAATGACGGGCTCGTGCAACTACTAGGCCCCGATTGCGATTTTTGGCTCGGCGTCGGCGTTCGCCTTCAATTCCTTCAGTGCGCGGCGGTATTCCACCGGCATTACCTTGCGGAATTTCGGCAGCCAGGCCTTCCAGTTGGCGAGGATCTCGGCGGCCCTCTTCGAGCCGGTCAGTTTGGCATGACGCGTGATCAGCACGTGCAGCCGCTCGACGTCGGAAGCGAGCAGGTCCTGGAACACGTCGACCCGGCCATGCTGCTCGAGATCGCCAGCGTGGTGATAGGTGTTCTGGTTGATCATCTCTTCCGAGAGCACCGGCTCCAGTTCGACCATCGCCATGTTGCAAAGCTTGGCGAAGTCGCCGGCCTCGTCCAGCACATAGGCGATGCCGCCCGACATGCCGGCCGCGAAGTTGCGCCCGGTCTTGCCGAGCACCACGACGATGCCGCCGGTCATGTATTCGCAGCAATGGTCGCCGGCGCCTTCGACCACCGCGATCGCGCCAGAGTTACGCACCGCAAAGCGCTCGCCGGCGATGCCGCGGAAATAGCATTCGCCCTCGATCGCGCCGTACATCACCGTGTTGCCGACGATGATGGATTCTTCCGGCACGATGCCGGAATTCCGCGGCGGCTTGACGATGATGCGGCCGCCGGACAGGCCCTTGCCGACATAGTCGTTGCCTTCGCCTTCGAGATCGAAGGTGACGCCGCGCGCCAGCCAGGCGCCGAATGCCTGGCCTGCGGTGCCCTTCAGGCTGACCTGAATGGTGTCATGCGGCAGCCCGGCATGGCCGTAGATCTTGGCGACCTGACCCGACAGCATCGCGCCGGCGGAGCGGTCGGTGTTGTTGATCTCTTCCTCGATCTTGACCGGTGCGCCGCGGTCGAGCGCAGCCTGCGCCTTGTCGATCAGGCGGCGGTCGAGCACCTTCTCCAGATGATGGTTCTGGGCCTCGGCGTGATAGATCTTTTGGCCGGGCAGTTCGTTCTGCCGCACGAACAGTTTTGAGAAATCGAGGCCCTTGGCCTTCCAGTGCGCTACCAGCGTCGACTGGTCGAGCATCTGGGTTTGGCCGACCATCTCGTCGAATTTCTTGTAGCCGAGCTGCGCCATGATCTCGCGCACCTCTTCGGCGACGAAGAAGAAGTAGTTGATGACGTGCTCGGGCTGGCCGGTGAAGCGCTTGCGCAGTACCGGATCCTGCGTCGCCACGCCGACCGGGCAGGTGTTGAGATGGCACTTGCGCATCATGATGCAGCCGGCCGCGATTAGCGGCGCGGTCGCGAAGCCGAACTCGTCGGCGCCGAGCAGAGCGCCGATCACGACGTCGCGTCCGGTGCGGAAACCGCCGTCGACCTGGACCACGATGCGGCTGCGCAGTCGCTCGCGCACCAGCGTCTGGTGGGTTTCGGCAAGGCCGATTTCCCACGGCGAGCCCGCGTGCTTGATCGAGGTGAGCGGGGAGGCGCCGGTGCCGCCCTCGAAGCCTGCGATGGTGACGTGGTCGGCGCGCGCTTTCGCGACGCCCGCGGCCACCGTGCCGACGCCGATTTCGGAAACCAGCTTAACCGAGACCTGACCGTCCGGATTGACGTTCTTGAGGTCGTAGATGAGCTGCGCCAGATCCTCGATCGAATAGATGTCGTGGTGCGGCGGCGGCGAAATGAGACCGACGCCCGGCGTCGAATGCCGTACGCGGGCGATGGTCGCGTCGACCTTGTGGCCGGGCAACTGGCCGCCTTCGCCGGGCTTGGCGCCCTGCGCCATCTTGATCTGCATCATGTCGGAGTTGACGAGATATTCCGTCGTCACGCCGAACCGGCCCGAGGCGACCTGCTTGATCGCCGAGCGCATGCTGTCGCCGTTCGGCATCGGCTTGAAGCGATCGGATTCTTCACCGCCTTCGCCGGTGTTCGACTTGCCGCCGATCCGGTTCATGGCGATGGCCAGCGTCGTATGCGCCTCGCGCGAAATCGAGCCGAACGACATGGCGCCCGTGGCAAACCGCTTGACGATGTCCTTGGCGGGCTCGACCTGGTCGAGCTTCACCGGCTTGCGCTTCTCGTCCTCGGCGGTCTTGATCCGGAACAGGCCGCGCAATGTCAGCAGCCGCTCGGACTGCTCGTTGAGGATCTTTGCGAAGGCCCGGTAACGCTCCAGCGAGTTGCCGCGCACGGCATGCTGCAGCGTGGAGACGGATTCCGCGGTCCAGGCATGGTCCTCGCCGCGGGTGCGGTAGGCATATTCGCCGCCGACGTCGAGCGCGGTCTTGTAGACCTGCGCGTCGCCGAACGCGTCCGTATGGCGGCGCGCGGTTTCCTCGGCGATCTCGGCGAGGCCCACGCCCTCGATGCGGGTGTGGGTGCCGGCAAAATACTTCGCGACAAAGTCGGCCTTCAATCCGACGGCGTCGAAGATCTGCGCGCCGCAATAGGACTGATAGGTCGAGATGCCCATCTTGGACATCACCTTCAACAGGCCTTTGCCGATCGACTTGATGTAGCGCTTGACGATCTCATAGTCGTCGAGCGCGCCCGGCAGGCGGTCCTTCATCGCGATGATGGTTTCGAACGCCAGATAGGGATTGATCGCCTCGGCGCCGTAGCCGGCGAGACAGGCGAAATGGTGCACTTCGCGCGGTTCGCCGGATTCGACGACGAGACCGACCGAGGTGCGCAGGCCGGTGCGGATCAGATGATGATGCACGGCGGCGCAGGCGAGCAGCGAGGGGATCGGAATCCGGTCCGAGCCCGCCATGCGGTCGGACAGGATGATGATGTTGACGCCTTCGCGCACCGCGCCTTCGGCGCGCGCGCAGAGTTCATCGAGCACCTGCTCCATTCCCGCTGCGCCGAAGCCGGCATGGAAGGTGGTGTCGAGCGTGCGCGACTTGAAATGCGTGTCCGCGACATCGGAGATCGAGCGGATCTTTTCCAGGTCCGCATCGGTCAGGATCGGCTGGCGCACTTCGAGCCGCTTGGTCGAGGCCATGCCCTGCAGGTCGAACAGGTTCGGCCGCGGCCCGATGATCGAGACGAGGCTCATCACGAGCTCCTCGCGGATCGGATCGATCGGCGGGTTGGTGACCTGCGCAAAATTCTGCTTGAAATAGGTGAAGAGCGGCTTCGGTCGGTCCGACAGCGCCGAGATCGGCGTGTCATTGCCCATCGAGCCCGCGGCTTCTTCGCCGGTGGCCGCCATCGGCGTCATCAGGATGTTGATGTCTTCCTGGCTATAGCCGAACGCCTGCTGCCGGTCGAGCAGCGGCAGGTTCGAGCGGATGCCCTTGGTCGGCGCGTCGGGCAATTCCTCCAGCACGAGCTGGGTGCGCTGCAGCCAGTCGCTGTAGGGATGGCTCTTGGCCAGCGTCGCCTTGATCTCGTCGTCGGGAATCAGGCGTCCCTGTTCGAGGTCGACCAGCAGCATCTTGCCGGGCTGCAGCCGCCACTTGGTGACGATCTGGTCCTCAGGGATCTTCAGCACGCCCATTTCGGACGCCATCACGATGCGGTCGTCCTTGGTGACGAGATAGCGCGCCGGACGCAAGCCATTGCGGTCGAGCGTGGCGCCGATCTGGCGGCCGTCGGTGAAGGCGATCGCGGCAGGGCCGTCCCACGGCTCCATCAGGGCCGCGTGATATTCGTAGAAGGCGCGGCGCGTCTCATCCATCAGGGGATTGCCGGCCCAGGCTTCCGGAATCATCATCATGACCGCGTGCGGCAGCGAGTAGCCGCCCTGCACCAGGAATTCGAGCGCGTTGTCGAAGCAGGCGGTGTCGCTCTGGCCTTCATAGGAGATCGGCCACAGCCGGCTGATGTCCTTGCCGTAGAGCTCCGAATGCACGGAAGCCTGGCGCGCCGCCATCCAGTTGACGTTGCCGCGCAGCGTGTTGATTTCGCCGTTATGGGCGATCATCCGGTACGGATGCGCCAGCGACCAGGTCGGGAAGGTGTTGGTCGAGAAGCGCTGATGCACCAGCGCCAGCGCGCTCTCGAAATCTTCTTCATGCAGGTCGGGATAGTACTTGCCGAGCTGGTCGGCGAGGAACATGCCCTTGTAGATCACAGTGCGGCACGACAGCGAGACCGGGTAGTAGCCGGCCATGCCGCGGTCGCGGCGCTGATAGATCGCCTGGGAGATCGACTTGCGCAGGATGTAGAGCCTGCGCTCGAACTCTTCCTCGGTCTTCGCCGTGCCGTTGCGGCCGATGAACACCTGCATGTGGTAGGGCTCGGTCGGCTTGACGGTTTCGCCGAGCGAGGCGTTGTCGGACGGCACGTCGCGCCAGCCGAGCAGCACGAGGCCCTCTTCCTTGATCTGTTCGGCGATGATGCTCTGGATCACCTTTCGCCACGCCGTCTCCTTCGGCATGAACAGCGCGCCGATCGCGTAGTGGCCGGGCTCCGGCAGCTTGAAGCCGATCTCGGCGGCCTTGCGCGCGAAGAACGCATGCGGGATCTGCAC
This genomic window contains:
- a CDS encoding glutamate synthase subunit beta encodes the protein MGKITGFLEIDRNERKYTPVAERVKHYREFVIPLSEKDTRDQAARCMNCGIPYCHGTGSVAPGTPGCPVNNQIPDFNDLVYQGNWEEASRNLHSTNNFPEFTGRICPAPCEASCTLNIDDNPVTIKTIECAIVDRAWDNGWLKPEIAPAKTGKKVAVIGSGPAGLAAAQQLARAGHDVHVYEKFAKAGGLLRYGIPDFKMEKHIIDRRVAQMEAEGVTFHYGVHVGGTSQGAIDPRELLNLYDAVALTGGAEAGRDLPIPGRDLDGIHFAMDFLPQQNRRVSSEPLGDAKDILAEGKHVVVIGGGDTGSDCIGTSFRQGAKSVTQLEIMPAPPEHENKGVTWPNWPLKMRTSSSQAEGAKREYAVLTQKFSGENGKVQKLHCVQVDDKFKPIAGTEFELEAQLVLLAMGFVHPVHEGMLKTLAVDLDQRGNVRANMQDYKTSLPNVFSAGDMRRGQSLVVWAIREGRLCARAIDQYLMGTTTLPR
- the gltB gene encoding glutamate synthase large subunit, which gives rise to MSGSEFERENIVAETLSATAASKPADALFEDAPREHDWRPPAEGLYDLSMEKDSCGVGFIANIKGKKSHQIVSDAISILCNLEHRGAVGADPRAGDGAGILVQIPHAFFARKAAEIGFKLPEPGHYAIGALFMPKETAWRKVIQSIIAEQIKEEGLVLLGWRDVPSDNASLGETVKPTEPYHMQVFIGRNGTAKTEEEFERRLYILRKSISQAIYQRRDRGMAGYYPVSLSCRTVIYKGMFLADQLGKYYPDLHEEDFESALALVHQRFSTNTFPTWSLAHPYRMIAHNGEINTLRGNVNWMAARQASVHSELYGKDISRLWPISYEGQSDTACFDNALEFLVQGGYSLPHAVMMMIPEAWAGNPLMDETRRAFYEYHAALMEPWDGPAAIAFTDGRQIGATLDRNGLRPARYLVTKDDRIVMASEMGVLKIPEDQIVTKWRLQPGKMLLVDLEQGRLIPDDEIKATLAKSHPYSDWLQRTQLVLEELPDAPTKGIRSNLPLLDRQQAFGYSQEDINILMTPMAATGEEAAGSMGNDTPISALSDRPKPLFTYFKQNFAQVTNPPIDPIREELVMSLVSIIGPRPNLFDLQGMASTKRLEVRQPILTDADLEKIRSISDVADTHFKSRTLDTTFHAGFGAAGMEQVLDELCARAEGAVREGVNIIILSDRMAGSDRIPIPSLLACAAVHHHLIRTGLRTSVGLVVESGEPREVHHFACLAGYGAEAINPYLAFETIIAMKDRLPGALDDYEIVKRYIKSIGKGLLKVMSKMGISTYQSYCGAQIFDAVGLKADFVAKYFAGTHTRIEGVGLAEIAEETARRHTDAFGDAQVYKTALDVGGEYAYRTRGEDHAWTAESVSTLQHAVRGNSLERYRAFAKILNEQSERLLTLRGLFRIKTAEDEKRKPVKLDQVEPAKDIVKRFATGAMSFGSISREAHTTLAIAMNRIGGKSNTGEGGEESDRFKPMPNGDSMRSAIKQVASGRFGVTTEYLVNSDMMQIKMAQGAKPGEGGQLPGHKVDATIARVRHSTPGVGLISPPPHHDIYSIEDLAQLIYDLKNVNPDGQVSVKLVSEIGVGTVAAGVAKARADHVTIAGFEGGTGASPLTSIKHAGSPWEIGLAETHQTLVRERLRSRIVVQVDGGFRTGRDVVIGALLGADEFGFATAPLIAAGCIMMRKCHLNTCPVGVATQDPVLRKRFTGQPEHVINYFFFVAEEVREIMAQLGYKKFDEMVGQTQMLDQSTLVAHWKAKGLDFSKLFVRQNELPGQKIYHAEAQNHHLEKVLDRRLIDKAQAALDRGAPVKIEEEINNTDRSAGAMLSGQVAKIYGHAGLPHDTIQVSLKGTAGQAFGAWLARGVTFDLEGEGNDYVGKGLSGGRIIVKPPRNSGIVPEESIIVGNTVMYGAIEGECYFRGIAGERFAVRNSGAIAVVEGAGDHCCEYMTGGIVVVLGKTGRNFAAGMSGGIAYVLDEAGDFAKLCNMAMVELEPVLSEEMINQNTYHHAGDLEQHGRVDVFQDLLASDVERLHVLITRHAKLTGSKRAAEILANWKAWLPKFRKVMPVEYRRALKELKANADAEPKIAIGA